A single genomic interval of Malania oleifera isolate guangnan ecotype guangnan chromosome 13, ASM2987363v1, whole genome shotgun sequence harbors:
- the LOC131146188 gene encoding nuclear intron maturase 4, mitochondrial: protein MRFGGFQRVCRGNLLERSILHKVNLTRVESLFMIGIGRQVSPAYSTLGRVNGDNDKDVGKMTLAQNLAFLVEEASYLDEKKTCTRMELKRLVELRIKKRVKEQYVNGKFQDLMKKVITNPKTLQDAYNCIRLNSNVDLACKSDAICFESMAEELSSGTFDVNENTFSISTKGARKEVLVLPNLKLKVIQESIRIVLEVVYRPHFSKISHGCRSGRGQLSALKYIRKEIRNPDWWFTLPVSKKTDDCILAELISTMEDKIEDPALYAVIRSMFDAQVLNLEFGGFPKGHGLPQEGVLSPVLMNIYLDLFDSEFYRMSMSYEALSEASHIDQSGSLPKLRSWFRRQLKGSNVKCPTEENSDFRAHACRFMDEIFFAISGPKDAALKFKSEIQNYMLNSLHLDVDTQTEILPCDGPHGVRFLGCLVRRTVKESPAVRAVHKLKDKVQLFASQKQEAWDAGTVRVGKKWLAHGLKKVKESEIKHLADNTSLLSQISCFRKAGMETDHWYKFLMKIWMQDMNAKAANNEEVILSKYIAEPALPQELRDSFYEFQKRAEEYIASETALTLALLPNPSSSTQAASSTEIIAPINGINKRLLRYGLTNAEGYPRASSVLILQDNIQIIDWFSGIVRRWLRWYHECDNFDEVKCIILGQLRKSCIRTLAAKFRMHETEVEKRFESELSRIPCTQEIEQEMVNETPDSLACDNDEALTYGISSSGLCLLSLARMVSQSRPCTCFVIGCLAAAPSVYTLHVMERQKFPGWKTGFSSCIHPSLNKRRIGLCKQHLRDLYLGDISLQSIEFGSWK from the exons ATGAGATTTGGAGGCTTTCAAAGAGTTTGTAGAGGAAACTTGCTAGAACGTTCCATACTGCATAAAGTGAACCTTACTAGAGTTGAGTCGTTGTTCATGATTGGCATAG GTAGGCAAGTATCTCCAGCTTATTCTACCCTTGGAAGGGTCAATGGTGACAATGATAAGGATGTTGGTAAAATGACACTAGCGCAGAACTTAGCCTTTCttgttgaggaagcttcttatcTTGATGAGAAAAAAACTTGTACCCGAATGGAGCTTAAAAGGTTAGTTGAACTACGAATAAAGAAGCGGGTGAAGGAACAGTATGTGAATGGGAAGTTTCAAGACCTTATGAAAAAGGTGATCACCAATCCTAAAACTCTTCAGGATGCTTATAATTGTATTCGACTCAACTCAAATGTTGACTTAGCATGCAAAAGTGATGCCATATGTTTTGAGTCCATGGCAGAAGAGCTCTCAAGTGGGACCTTTGATGTTAATGAGAATACCTTCTCTATATCAACAAAAGGTGCAAGAAAAGAAGTCCTGGTCCTTCCTAATTTAAAGTTGAAGGTTATTCAAGAATCCATTAGAATAGTTTTGGAAGTTGTTTATAGGCCCCACTTTTCTAAGATTTCACATGGCTGTCGAAGTGGAAGGGGGCAGCTTTCTGCTTTGAAGTATATTCGTAAAGAGATCCGCAATCCTGATTGGTGGTTCACATTGCCTGTAAGCAAAAAGACTGACGATTGCATCCTTGCTGAACTAATTTCCACAATGGAGGATAAGATAGAAGACCCTGCTTTGTATGCTGTCATTCGAAGCATGTTTGATGCGCAGGTGCTCAATTTGGAGTTTGGAGGTTTCCCAAAAGGTCACGGCCTTCCACAAGAAGGTGTGTTATCCCCTGTTTTGATGAATATATACCTTGACCTCTTTGACTCTGAATTTTACAGGATGTCAATGAGTTACGAAGCTCTTAGTGAGGCTTCTCATATTGATCAAAGTGGTTCTCTCCCCAAGTTGCGCAGCTGGTTTAGGAGACAGTTGAAAGGCTCTAATGTCAAATGCCCAACTGAAGAGAACTCTGATTTTAGAGCACATGCCTGTCGCTTCATGGATGAGATATTTTTTGCTATTTCAGGTCCCAAAGATGCTGCTTTGAAATTCAAGTCTGAGATTCAGAATTATATGCTAAACTCTCTTCACCTGGATGTTGACACTCAAACTGAGATATTACCATGTGATGGACCTCATGGGGTTCGATTTCTTGGATGTTTGGTGAGAAGAACTGTTAAAGAAAGTCCTGCTGTTAGAGCTGTTCACAAATTGAAAGATAAAGTTCAGCTATTTGCTTCCCAGAAACAAGAGGCTTGGGATGCTGGCACAGTTAGAGTTGGGAAGAAATGGCTAGCCCATGGTTTGAAAAAGGTCAAAGAGTCAGAGATAAAGCATTTGGCCGATAATACCTCTTTATTGAGTCAAATTTCCTGTTTTCGTAAAGCTGGGATGGAAACAGATCACTGGTACAAGTTCTTAATGAAGATATGGATGCAAGACATGAATGCTAAAGCTGCAAATAATGAGGAAGTTATTTTATCTAAATATATTGCAGAACCGGCTCTCCCCCAAGAACTAAGggactccttttatgaatttcaaaAGCGAGCAGAAGAATATATAGCTTCTGAAACAGCTTTAACTCTTGCACTTTTGCCCAATCCCAGCTCTTCTACCCAAGCTGCCAGTTCTACTGAGATTATTGCACCTATCAATGGCATAAACAAACGTCTGTTACGATATGGGTTGACCAATGCCGAAGGATACCCTCGTGCATCTTCTGTGCTTATTTTGCAAGATAATATCCAGATTATTGACTGGTTTTCAGGTATTGTTCGTCGATGGCTTAGATGGTACCATGAGTGTGACAACTTTGATGAGGTGAAGTGCATTATATTGGGTCAATTAAGGAAGTCTTGCATCCGTACGCTAGCGGCAAAATTTCGAATGCATGAAACTGAGGTAGAGAAACGGTTTGAATCAGAACTGAGTAGAATCCCGTGTACCCAAGAGATAGAGCAAGAGATGGTGAATGAGACACCAGATTCTCTAGCTTGTGATAATGATGAGGCATTAACATATGGGATTTCTTCCAGTGGCTTGTGTCTGCTATCTCTGGCAAGGATGGTGAGCCAATCACGACCTTGCACTTGTTTTGTTATCGGCTGCTTGGCTGCCGCACCAAGTGTTTACACCCTTCATGTTATGGAAAGGCAGAAGTTTCCAGGTTGGAAAACTGGTTTCTCGAGTTGTATCCATCCTAGCTTAAATAAAAGGAGAATTGGGCTGTGCAAACAGCATTTAAGAGATCTGTATCTTGGTGATATATCACTTCAGTCTATTGAGTTTGGTTCCTGGAAATGA